The following are encoded together in the Daucus carota subsp. sativus chromosome 5, DH1 v3.0, whole genome shotgun sequence genome:
- the LOC108221233 gene encoding vacuolar iron transporter homolog 2 codes for MTSAQTVEIGGKQELSVVEKAAESLKRLQRGQWIRAAVLGANDGLLSTTSLMLGVGAAKEDQWSMVLSGLAGAIAGACSMAVGEFVSVSTQRDIEGSLNDECNSREKHDGDVEIKVTPITNPSLEETKHNVFGMSPSINHPSSTPTPHPNYSNFLSPARSPMMKIVMSDARKSTVEEPAVMSDDRNERLPNPYKAAAASAVSFLSGSFFPLMAAILVHDNVARNIVVVIVASIALALFGVIGAFLGGSSIRLSALRVLLGGWIAMGVTYGLLKPWDKDDKAGKDKSLHND; via the coding sequence ATGACTTCTGCCCAAACAGTCGAGATTGGTGGTAAGCAAGAGCTTTCGGTTGTGGAGAAAGCAGCCGAGAGCTTGAAGCGTCTGCAACGAGGTCAGTGGATACGCGCAGCTGTGCTCGGGGCAAATGACGGATTGCTTTCAACGACGTCTCTAATGCTTGGTGTTGGTGCAGCGAAAGAGGATCAGTGGTCTATGGTGCTTTCAGGTCTAGCTGGAGCTATTGCAGGTGCTTGTAGCATGGCTGTCGGGGAGTTTGTCTCAGTGTCTACTCAAAGGGACATCGAGGGCTCGCTGAATGATGAGTGCAACTCAAGAGAGAAACATGATGGAGATGTCGAGATTAAAGTCACTCCCATCACCAATCCATCTTTAGAGGAAACTAAACATAATGTGTTCGGAATGTCACCCTCAATAAATCATCCTTCAAGTACCCCAACACctcatccaaattattcaaatttccTGTCGCCTGCAAGATCCccaatgatgaaaatagtaatgTCCGATGCAAGAAAAAGTACTGTGGAAGAGCCAGCGGTGATGTCTGATGACAGAAACGAAAGACTGCCAAATCCGTACAAGGCTGCAGCTGCATCAGCTGTGTCATTTCTAAGTGGTTCGTTTTTCCCCCTGATGGCCGCTATTCTTGTTCATGATAATGTTGCTAGGAACATAGTGGTAGTGATAGTAGCATCCATAGCATTAGCATTGTTTGGAGTCATCGGAGCTTTTCTTGGTGGTTCATCCATAAGGCTGTCCGCGTTAAGAGTTCTACTTGGAGGGTGGATTGCTATGGGAGTCACTTACGGTTTGCTAAAGCCTTGGGACAAGGATGACAAGGCAGGTAAAGATAAGAGTCTTCACAATGACTAA